Proteins encoded in a region of the Elaeis guineensis isolate ETL-2024a chromosome 7, EG11, whole genome shotgun sequence genome:
- the LOC140859483 gene encoding probable plastid-lipid-associated protein 4, chloroplastic, translating to MALASSFPPSSLPALPHSPRSLHLVSSQVSFPSPRKPAGTDGLSVAPSPLPDEAALRWRTRVSFFQPFIKKKGKSREALKDELFEAIAPLDRGAEASPEDQERVDQIARELEAVNSVKEPLKSDLLNGKWELLYTTSRSILQTQRPKFLRPNGKIYQAINVDTLRAQNMETWPYFNQVTANLVPLNARRVAVRFDTFKIFGLIPIKAPGRGRGELEITYLDEEIRISRGDKGNLFILKMVDPTYRVPV from the exons ATGGCGTTGGCTTCTTCTTTCCCTCCCTCCTCCCTCCCAGCCCTCCCTCACTCTCCCAGAAGCCTCCATCTCGTTTCTTCTCAGGTATCCTTCCCCTCGCCCAGAAAACCAGCGGGCACGGACGGCCTGTCGGTGGCCCCTTCTCCACTCCCCGACGAGGCCGCGCTGAGATGGAGGACCAGGGTCTCCTTCTTCCAGCCATTCATCAAGAAGAAGGGCAAGAGCCGGGAGGCGCTCAAGGATGAGCTCTTTGAGGCGATCGCTCCTCTTGATCGCGGCGCTGAGGCCAGTCCCGAGGACCAAGAGAGGGTCGATCAG ATTGCACGGGAACTGGAAGCAGTCAATTCAGTTAAAGAGCCACTCAAATCGGATTTGCTTAATGGAAAATGGGAGCTCCTATATACAACTTCAAGGTCAATTTTGCAAACTCAG AGGCCAAAATTTTTACGGCCAAATGGAAAGATCTACCAGGCCATCAATGTTGACACATTAAGAGCCCAGAATATGGAAACTTGGCCTTACTTCAACCAG GTAACAGCCAACTTGGTGCCTCTCAATGCTCGAAGAGTAGCTGTCagatttgatactttcaaaatatttggtttg ATACCTATAAAAGCACCTGGAAGAGGCCGTGGtgaattagaaattacttacttAGATGAAGAGATTCG GATTTCCAGGGGTGACAAGGGGAACCTGTTTATATTGAAGATGGTTGATCCAACATACAGGGTCCCTGTCTGA